DNA from Bacillota bacterium:
AGGAAGAGGAGGATTGACATGGTTAGCCGAGACTTGGAGTTCTACATGAGCCAAAACTATCCTATAACCTTAAGGGCATTGACCCAAGAAGAAGGAGGCGGATGGTTTGCGGAGATAAAGGAACTTCCAGGCTGCATGGCTGATGGAGAGACAGAACAGGAAGCCTTGGCCAATATTCAGGCATCCAAGAAACTATGGCTCAGCGCAGCGTTGAAGCGCGGAAGAAGGGTCCCCATGCCCCAGGTCGATGATCAGGAGGAGTACTCTGGTAGGTTGACTGTTCGGATGCCCAAGAGCCTGCATCGCAAGATTGCAGCGTTGGCGAGGAAAGAGGGAAGCAGTCTCAATCAGTTCATACTTGCGGCATTAGCTTTTGATACGGGCGTTTTTGAATCAGCAAAGAAGGCCCCTCAAGAGGTACACATAATTGTTGAGG
Protein-coding regions in this window:
- a CDS encoding type II toxin-antitoxin system HicB family antitoxin yields the protein MRKRRIDMVSRDLEFYMSQNYPITLRALTQEEGGGWFAEIKELPGCMADGETEQEALANIQASKKLWLSAALKRGRRVPMPQVDDQEEYSGRLTVRMPKSLHRKIAALARKEGSSLNQFILAALAFDTGVFESAKKAPQEVHIIVEERPIDLRTAYLSHLSMGSWNRCMPYDRGVIPSGEEAGTHVRQGPAGVFGLKDGYCQTRS